The Budorcas taxicolor isolate Tak-1 chromosome 2, Takin1.1, whole genome shotgun sequence nucleotide sequence cagtgtccaactctttgcagcccgatgggctgtagccctccaggctcctctgtccagggggttctccaggcaagaatcctggagtgggttgccatctcctcctccacgggatgttcccgacccagggatctaacccacgtctcttgcattggcagatggattcttcaccaggcACTGCCTGTGAAGCCCGTGGCTTTGGTTGCTAGTTTTAACCTTATTCTGCCTCAGTTTCACCCTCTTGAAAACGAGGATAACTGTCCCCACACCCCTGTCTGGAACGGAGGGGGATTTAGTGCTTTTGGTGATGGTTTTTATTTGCTGCTGAGTACTTAGAAACTTGGCAGGTGATGGGGTTGCAAACTGGCGTGACctttctggaaaacagtttggtgacACAGACTGAGAGCCCTTAAACGTCCACACACAGCATCTGCCAGGAACCTCTCctgaggaaatggaaacacacacCCATGTACAAATTGCAGAGTTTTTGGCCAGccattaaaatgacatttttaaaaaataggctgTTTAAGGGTTTGGGAAAGCACTCATCATACACGAAGTGAAGAGGATGTAAGATTTCACACACAATTGGATGTTACATTTGTAAAATGTCTGTGCAGAGAGAAATACGCAACACTCTCCACTGGCAGGAATCTCAGTAAGCCTTCAGTCCTGGCTCCCTTCCCTTCAGCTAAGCCAGCAAGTAACTCTGAAGAGGATACACCCGTatatgtgagtatgtgtgtatatatgcacacgtGTAtaacacccctggaaaaaatcatatgtatataattttccaGAGGAAgatttataaattatacatacaCCTAGTTTTCCTCTCtatatgaatgctgctgctgctgctgctgctgctaagtcgcttcagtcgtgtccgactctgtgcgaccccatagacaggagcctaccaggctcctccatccctgtgattctccaggcaagaacactggagtgggttgccatttccttctcaaatgcatgagagtgaaaagtgaacgtgattatatgtgtatatatttatttgtacatatatgcacacacacatatgcatatatgagtGGGTACGTGTGAGTTTCTTCTCTGGATCAACACTTTAAACCGGGGTTAACAAggtgggtgggcttcccaggtggctgcgtgataaagaatccacctgccagtgcaggagatggaggagacgaCCCCTGGGAGggggagagcccctggaggaggaaatggcaaccccctccaggactctggcctggagaatcccacggacagaggagcctggcgggttgcagtccgttgggtcgcacagagtgggacaggactgagcacgcaGGCGTAGTGAAGTGAGCGCGGGCTCCGTTCTTCTTTCTTCCACAGAAGCCAGGCTGTGGCTGTTTCTCCAGCGCGGGCTGGGAGGCCTCGCCACTGTGCTCTGCAGAGAAGGGTTTGCGGGTGTGCCTCGCTGCCTGACTTTCTAAATCAGGACTCTGCCGTTCTGGCCTCCGTCCCGATCTGTCCTCTGCGCGGCTCCTCCGGCTCGTTCTCTCTGCCGCCTCCCCCTCCATCTCTGTTGGCGAGGCTCCCCACCCGCCCGCTCCACCCCTGCGTCTTTGGGGAGACTCAGTCAAGCGCAGGCAGCTGGGCCCTTCCTGGACACACTGCAGGGTGTGCGGTGGGAGGGGCCGGTGTTCCGAGCCACAGGAGGGCGCCAGCCCCGCGCCTCTGGTCTGGGGGGAAGCCCTCTCAGTGCAGTGAGTGGTCACCGGCCTCCCTGCCGTctgcgcccccctcccccccgcccctccagcctccccagcGGCTCAgggcctcccctctccctgctggtGGCTCCCCTGCTGGCGCGGTGCTGGGGAACTTCCGGGGGCTCAGTGGAGCACGTCCCTGTCCCTGCAGGCGCCGACAGGCCAGGAGGCCCAGCGCCACGTGGAGCCAGGCCTCTCAGGTCCTCGACTCCCGGTCTGTGAGCGGGGAGCCCGTGTGGCCGTCACGCTCAGCCCCCAGGAAGGCTGTGGACGAGCCGGTGGCCGGGCCCCGGGCGGTGCGTGGGCTGCCCCGGCGAGGCCAGGCCCGTCATGCTGCAGTGCCGGCCGGCCGAGGAGTTCAGCTTCGGGCCCCGGGCCCTGAAGGATGCGCTGCTGTCCACCGACCCCGCCCTGCGGCAGCTCTACACCGCCGCCTTTTCCCCAGCCGAGAGGCTCTTCCTGGCTGAGGCCTACAACCCCCAGAGGACACTCTTCGGCACGCTGCTCATCCGCACGGCCTTCGACTGGCTCCTTAGCCGCCCAGAGGCCCCCGAGGACTTCCAGACCTTCCATGCCGCCCTGCCGCCCCGGAAGCAGAGCCTCGCTCGGAAGCACATTTACCTGCAGCCCATAGGTACCTGTGCCCGTGGGTACCTGCAGCCCCTGGGTACCTGCGGCCGCTTTCTCACAGGTCTCCTGGCTCCCACCCTGGGTCGGTGTCCCGGGTGGGGGCTCCAAGGAGGGGcaaggggctgggcagggctgacGGTGCTGCTCCGCTCCCAGGTCTGAGCGAGGGGCCAGCGGGCAGTGCACTTCTGGACCAGCTGCGGAGCTGCACGGAGGCCTTCTTCCTGGGCCTGCAGGTCAGATGCCTGCCCTCGGTGGCGGCAGCCTCCATCCACTGCTCACGTCGCCTGGGTCAGGACCCCGACAGGCTCCAGCTCCACACCGGTGAGTGCGTGTGGTGTGCGCACAGGTCAAGTCCCCACTGCTCGGCTTGTTCTGCCGTCTTCtagtggcgggggcgggggggcaggggCTTTGGGGGGGTCGCTGCAGGGCGTCCAGGGTGAGTGCCTCCCCAAGGGGGCATGCTCCTTTCTGTGTTTGGGCTGTAGCTtcagctccttcctgggcacaGCCTTCCTCCTCCCCCGAGGGTCTGAGTGGGGCCTGCGGAGCACTGAGTAGCCCTGGCCCAGCCCcggcccagcccctccctgccccgcaCGACATCATTATGCCTGCGGCTGCTTCTGCCCCACTCGGGGGGAACCCAGCATCTGCCCACCCGCCCCCGGGGCCTTGGAGATCCCAGTGCCAAGATGCAGGGGGTCCAGAAGTCCGCCCTCTGCTTGGTGAATAGACCGCCCCCAGTCCCACACTGCACGGACTGCAGGGAAGGAAGGGGACCCAAGAAGGCTCGGGGCAGGTGGGGCGCAGAGCTCGTGAGGGGCTGAGCTCCTGTGGTCAGAGTCCATGGTTTCGCGGCTGCGTTCGTTTCCTGGGGACGCTGTGACGAAGCACAGCATCAGGGGGCTTAGAACAGCAGCGCCTCATTGTCTCATGGCCTGGAGGCCAGAATCCTGGCCCGGTCAGCAGGTCTGTCAGCCGGTCACGGCCTGTGTGACCTCGTCTATCCTCGTCTAATAAGGACCCTGGGCAAACTGCATCAGACCCACCCGGCTGACTTCTTCTTAACTTGATCATGTCTGCAAACCCAGGGCCCAGATAAGGTCACGTTTCAGGTACCGGGCTTCCGCATCATGTTCTGGCGGTCACAGCTCAACCTCTAACAGGCATCACCGTCAGCACCACCCCAAGACCTGACACCCCTCGGTCTCTCCTCCAAGGCCTCGGCCACTTGCCTCAGGTCACACCTGGACCTGGGCTGTCCGGACAGTGGCCGCCGGCCACGCATGgctgctgagcacacacacgcacacccgcGTTGACGACTCGGCATGAAAAATGACGTAAACGGTCTAACATTTTAGTATttgatatattaaattttttgatATGTTAGGTTAAAATTTGTATGCTAAAATTcatttgatcttttattttttaaagatttattttcgttttttttttgcatccctgggtcttcactgccatgTGCAGGCTTTCCCTAGTCCcgctgagtgggggctactctctgtgcGGAGGACGGGCTCTGGGCCTGCGGGCTTCGTATTTGCAGCACGTGGACCcggtagttggggcacacaggcttcattgTGCTGAAGCCTGCTGGACCTTGCAGGATGAGGGATCGAACTGGCGTCCCTTgtattgcaaggtagattcttaaccactggacaaccagggaagccctgatcaaCTGTAAAATTAGTAAAACCTAAGTCTTAGCTACACTGTGTTTCTATGGACAGCGCCGGGCTAGGCCTCGTCAGTACCGACAGCGGGCTCGTCTCTGTAGCTGGGGCTTCAAGCAGCTCCCTCGCAACGCCTCCCCCAGGGTTTCCCGCTCCATGTGCCCTGTTGCCTGGCTAACGGGTCCCAGGTTGTCAGGTCCAGCCCACAGCTCCATGCCCACTCCGGCCGTCGAGATCTGCCTCCCGCCTGTGTGGTCTCCTCGTAACGCGGGACTGTGAGCCCAGGACCCTCACgtctctgccttcctcttatTTCTGACCTTGCTTTTCCAGCGGAGGAAATGCAGGCAGAGGGGAACTTCCACACCCCCTCAGCACGGCTGCTCACCTGCGGCCCCGAGCCCCCTGTCCACGGGTGGATGCCCAGCTCCACATCACGGCCCTGCCTGAGCCCTCCACCCCCTCCCGGACAGGAGCTGCTGCTACTTCTTGACACACCGCTGCCCCCCTTCTCTGCCCCTTTTTATAGCCACACCTCTTGGAAAggatctttctcttcctcttgctCCGATCACTCCAAGACCCTCTCCTGGTTGTAGACTCACAGCTGCTCTGCCCAATGTCTCTGGGCTCCTCCACGTCCCCACCGGTCCCCGCTCCATCTCCGGCGTCCCATCTGTCTACGCAGCAGTAACTCAACACCTTAAATGACATGCATTCTCTTAACAGCCCCGAGGATCAGAGTCTCCCTGAATTAAGATCAAGGTCAGCTTTGTCGCCCTGCAGCCCCTCCAGGTCCCTTTCTGACCTTCCTGCTGCTCCCGGGAGGACCCTGGTGCTTACAGCGGGTCCAGCTGGATAATCTAGGATCACCTTCCCTCTGGGAGACCTTTCATTTAATCACATCTGCCAAGTCCCTTCTGCCACGGAAGGACCACATGCACGGGTCCTGGGGGTGAGGTGGCGTCTCCAGGGCCATCTGTCAGCTGCGCAGGGCTACTGCGGCTCTTCCCGTGAAGCACTTTTGGGAACAGAGAGCCTGAGCGCTCACTTGTCCCCGAGGAGGCCGTGCCCCTGGCCCCCTTCACCTTGTGCACCTTGGCTGCTCTGAGCTCTGACCGTTCCTCACGGGATGTCACTGGCATGTCTGACTTTGGGATGAGCTGGTGCCAAGCAGGGGAAGAGGGGAACGGACCAAGGGCGGGGGGTGCCCAGTTGCCGCCTCACTGCGCCCTCTGGCCCTGTCCTCACAGATGGCGTCCTGTCCTTCCTGAAGAGCAGCAAGCCAGGGGACGCTCTGTGTGTGCTGGGCCTCACGCTGTCTGACCTGTACCCCCGCGAGGCCTGGACCTTCACCTTCGGCACGTTCCTTCCGGGGCACGGTGAGCCAGCGCCCGGGGCCCCTGCCTCCGCCCTGGGGCTTGGGCACAGGCCTGGAGCTCCTGGGAATGTCGGTCCCTCCCAGAGGAGGGGGAGGTATCTGCCCCAGGCCACCTTCATGGGGACGCCTGGCAGGGTGGGGCCTTCAGGACCTGTACTCCTTGGGGGGAGCTTTGCCCGTGGGCTCCCTGAGCTGAGACCACGCCTGGCACCCCCGCCTCTCTGCCTTCCCCCAGAAGTGGGTGTCTGCAGCTTTGCCCGGTTCTCGGGGGAGTTCCTGCAGCGGGGGCCCAGCACGCCTGACCTGGCGGAGGTAGAGGCGGCTGCAGGTGGCCCCGAGGCGCCCCTGCAGGATGGAGGCCAGGCCGTGTGCTTCAGCACCCTGGGGATGGTCCAGTGCTGCAAGGTGGGTGTGGAGGCCAGGGTGCCAGGTGCCGCTGAGGTGGTGGGAGAGGATGGGGGATAAGAAGGGGGAAGGGCTGGGGGCTCCGGAAGCTCCTGGGAGAGGCTGGGAGGTGGAGTCGGACAGAAGGACATGCGTGGACAGCCAGTTATGCTGTCCAGTCCCCACAATACGCTGACCACCCGTTACTTTAGGGAGCTTGGACACTAAGGCTCAGAGACGCCAAGTGCTCTCTCCACAGTCACACGGCTCTCAAGAGGCACGGCTGGGATTTGAGCCCTTGTCTCTTTGAtgtctctttggagaaggaaatggcaacccactccagtactcttgcttggaaaatcccatggatggaggagcctgataggctacagtccacagggtcgcaaagagtcggacacgactgagtgacttcacttctctttGATGTCCAAACCTCCATGCTGCCAGGCCCCCAGCGCTGGCCTTTCTGCCAGCGTGTCCCCCTCCCCAGGGGTCCCAGGGTTCTGGTGGGCGGCGGGCTCCAGGCTGCAAGGCGGTGGCCCCGTCTCCCTCAGGTCACGTGCCACGAGCTGTGTCACCTTCTGGGCCTGGGGAACTGCCGCTGGCTCCGCTGCCTCATGCAGGGCGCGCTGCGCGTGGACGAGGCCCTGCGCCGGCCCCTGGACCTCTGCCCCATCTGCCTGCGCAAGCTGCAGCACCTGCTGGGCTTCAGGCTGGTGGACAGGTACaaggtgagggggcggggccggagggAACGAGGCGAGGggcccggggccggggcgggaacgaggtgagggggcggggccggggcgggaacgaggtgagggggcggggccggggcgggaacgaggtgagggggcggggccggagggaacgaggtgagggggcggggccggggcgggaacgaggcgagggggcggggccggggcgggaacgaggtgagggggcggggccggggcgggaacgaggcgagggggcggggccggggcgggaacGAGGTgagtgggcggggccggggcgggaacgaggcgagggggcggggccggggcgggaacgaggcgagggggcggggccggggcgggaacgaggtgagggggcggggccggggcgggaacgaggcgagggggcggggccggggcgggaacGAGGTgagtgggcggggccggggcgggaacgaggtgagggggcggggccggggcgggaacgaggcgagggggcggggccggggccggggcgggaaCGAGGTgagtgggcggggccggggcgggaacgaggtgagggggcggggccggggcgggaacgaggcgagggggcggggccggggccggggcgggaaCGAGGTgagtgggcggggccggggcgggaacgaggcgagggggcggggccggggcgggaacgaggcgagggggcggggccggggcgggaacgaggcgagggggcggggccggggcgggaacGAGGTGAGTGCGTAAGGTGCGGTGTGGACGCCCGCGCTGTCACTCCGGGGACTTTCGGGATCCGGCTGAGTCGTCAGCTGGGCGCCTGGCCGGGTGCTGGTGGCTGTCCCGCGGCAGAGGGGGCTCGGGGGCGCCCGGCTCCTCTGTTTCCCAGCAACCCTAATTAGAGCCGGTCTCTACCGGGCACTGACAGCGTGCTAGACCTGTCCTAGCGCGGCTGTCTGCGGGCGGCATCGGCCTCACCGAGGGGCCGCGCAGCATCCCTTtctccctgcttgggcggagacCGGAGCGGAGGAAGCCAGAGGGGCCGTGGAGGGGCGGGCAGCGAGTAACCCCGCCCACCCGGGCAGGGGCCGGGCCGGCGGGCGGTGCTGCCCTCTGCCGCCCGCGCGCGGAGCCGCGGGGAGGGGGGCCCGAAGGGGCCCAGGGAGCCAGGGTCATCTGCCCCAGTGGAGACGCGGGTCACAGGCAGGTggtgattccttttctttttctcttcttttattggaagtatagtttatttacaatgttagcTTCTGAGtcacagagtgattcagttatatacatatgtacactttttctattcttttcctatGATGCCTTATCCCAAGACACTGActagagttgcctgtgctatacagcaggaccttgcttatccatcctatatataattgcatctgctaatcccaaactcccattccttccctcccctacccTTCACCCCTTGGCAGTGGAAAATCTTCTCTGTGAGTCCGTTTCATAGATAGGCTCATTAGTGCcgtattttagagtccacatacaagtgatatcatatggtatctgtcctttctctttctgactgacttcacttggtatgataatccaATTGCATCCGtgttgctacagatggcattcttttttaatggctgagtaatagtccattgtatatatctgaaacatccttatccattcattgTGAAAACCATGAATAATACGTCAGGCTTGCAGAGCTCCTGCAAGTTTGCTGTCTTTAGAGGTTCGAGTCTGACATCTGCCCAGGGTCACGGGCATGGTGGGGTCTCCTCGAGTGGGTGGCTGGGTCTCCTGGTGGCTCCCTGACAAGGGACGTGGCAGGTCAGGCCAGCTCAGCCTATGTCTCTCCCTCGTA carries:
- the AMZ1 gene encoding archaemetzincin-1 → MLQCRPAEEFSFGPRALKDALLSTDPALRQLYTAAFSPAERLFLAEAYNPQRTLFGTLLIRTAFDWLLSRPEAPEDFQTFHAALPPRKQSLARKHIYLQPIGLSEGPAGSALLDQLRSCTEAFFLGLQVRCLPSVAAASIHCSRRLGQDPDRLQLHTDGVLSFLKSSKPGDALCVLGLTLSDLYPREAWTFTFGTFLPGHEVGVCSFARFSGEFLQRGPSTPDLAEVEAAAGGPEAPLQDGGQAVCFSTLGMVQCCKVTCHELCHLLGLGNCRWLRCLMQGALRVDEALRRPLDLCPICLRKLQHLLGFRLVDRYKRLYAWTQAAAGTQPGPAMVGEPSVSEDTLPCSADSGLCCESDSEPGSSLSEPLSPDAWSQAFPAGLEPDPEDGLGSLAAAEGPGEALTEHGRWLAACIQALERDVSEGELEQVDGTVDALAPWDLFTGRLPPPRQDLPCGRDGAGLRRVLGDTFSSLRRRLSARRPSRAESPPRRRKAEDD